A stretch of the Chitinophagaceae bacterium genome encodes the following:
- a CDS encoding PKD domain-containing protein: protein MVAFSGKKTYGGSGVDIFRSIVVSGSGYVVCGETASDDGDVTLNHGMTDFWVCGIGITGNLIWEKTYGGSSDDIAYDIAVSDSGYFVIGQTFSIDGDVTSYKDNGDAWLISIDQSGVLLDNKAKGGHEEDAYTTIIPVLSGGFLLGGYTFSNDGNVDSLNHGGSDAWLVKVGKTGNFQWTQCYGDTSNDGITELTENSNGNYVISGWITNGTDQNAWNFTTDLNGVLLSDFDFGGSDTEYGGPMFKNTVNRYIIVPSTASPVSGDLNCHIGGDDIWAVEAEADGTLNWQLCLGGTLNDRSTASLLTADTSYLITGYTNSTDEYVTGNHGNYDWWVVKLIPTCATYASFSYTVDGNIVTFDNNSVSATDWQWSFGDGLISNQKHPVHEYAATGAYEVCLISQASSCLPDTFCTTIYICGSPAVASFTYTADNGIVNFSNTSSNASQWNWTFGDGDSTTDENPSHTYLMNGSYTVCLTAIDEGCSENTYCETVTICVGETVSQFEFVDDGGTVTFTTTSPTSDSWYWTFGDGGTSTEKNPQHAYTESGTFEVCLIITDACGTDTSCQTIDICVLPVAGYSYFTTDPFTFNFIDESLYTDEWLWMFGDGDTDATSNPTHTYTSGGTFEICLIAKMNVAAIPVARK, encoded by the coding sequence ATGGTGGCATTCTCTGGCAAAAAAACATATGGTGGCTCCGGTGTAGATATCTTCAGATCCATCGTAGTGAGCGGTTCAGGTTATGTGGTATGTGGTGAAACAGCTTCAGATGATGGCGATGTAACACTGAATCATGGTATGACAGATTTTTGGGTATGCGGCATTGGCATTACCGGCAACCTGATTTGGGAAAAGACATATGGTGGAAGCAGCGATGATATTGCTTACGATATTGCTGTATCAGACAGCGGCTATTTTGTAATCGGTCAGACCTTCTCAATTGACGGGGATGTAACGAGCTATAAAGACAATGGCGATGCCTGGCTGATTTCCATCGATCAAAGTGGAGTGCTATTGGATAACAAAGCGAAGGGCGGACATGAGGAAGATGCCTATACTACGATTATTCCGGTCTTATCCGGAGGATTCCTGTTAGGTGGTTATACTTTTTCAAATGATGGTAATGTGGATAGTTTGAATCATGGAGGTTCGGATGCCTGGCTGGTGAAAGTCGGCAAGACCGGCAATTTTCAATGGACGCAGTGTTATGGAGATACCAGTAACGATGGAATTACAGAGCTTACAGAAAATAGCAACGGCAATTATGTAATATCAGGCTGGATCACCAATGGAACCGATCAGAACGCATGGAATTTTACTACTGATTTGAATGGTGTATTACTTTCAGACTTTGATTTTGGTGGATCTGATACTGAGTATGGCGGTCCTATGTTTAAAAATACCGTGAACCGCTACATCATTGTGCCTTCTACAGCTTCACCTGTATCGGGTGATCTTAACTGCCACATTGGGGGTGATGATATTTGGGCCGTTGAAGCAGAAGCTGATGGTACACTTAACTGGCAGTTGTGCCTTGGCGGTACACTCAACGATCGAAGCACTGCCAGCCTACTCACTGCAGACACCAGTTACCTTATTACAGGATACACCAATTCCACGGACGAATATGTAACCGGAAATCATGGCAATTATGATTGGTGGGTTGTGAAGCTCATACCCACCTGTGCAACGTATGCATCATTTTCTTATACTGTTGATGGCAATATTGTCACCTTCGATAATAACTCTGTAAGCGCGACAGACTGGCAATGGAGTTTTGGCGACGGACTCATATCCAATCAAAAACATCCGGTTCATGAATATGCAGCAACAGGTGCTTATGAAGTATGCCTGATTTCACAAGCTTCTTCCTGTTTACCGGATACTTTTTGCACCACAATTTATATCTGCGGAAGTCCTGCCGTTGCATCCTTTACTTATACTGCTGACAATGGAATCGTGAACTTCAGCAATACCTCGTCAAATGCCAGTCAATGGAACTGGACATTTGGAGACGGCGATTCAACTACGGATGAAAACCCTTCGCACACCTATTTAATGAATGGAAGCTATACAGTCTGCCTTACTGCTATTGATGAGGGTTGTTCCGAAAACACCTATTGTGAAACAGTTACCATTTGCGTAGGTGAAACCGTTTCACAATTTGAATTTGTTGATGATGGCGGAACAGTGACTTTCACCACCACTTCACCAACGTCCGATTCATGGTACTGGACATTTGGCGATGGGGGCACTTCTACCGAAAAAAATCCGCAGCATGCTTATACAGAGAGCGGAACTTTCGAAGTATGTCTTATTATTACCGATGCCTGCGGAACTGATACTTCTTGCCAGACCATTGACATTTGTGTATTGCCGGTTGCGGGATACAGTTACTTTACTACCGACCCTTTCACTTTTAATTTTATCGATGAATCGCTTTATACAGATGAATGGCTATGGATGTTTGGCGATGGTGATACAGATGCCACTTCCAATCCAACACATACTTACACATCCGGAGGAACATTTGAAATTTGCCTGATCGCAAAAATGAATGTGGCAGCGATACCAGTTGCCAGGAAATAG
- the gmk gene encoding guanylate kinase — translation MMSGKLIVITAPSGAGKTTIARHLLDSYPMLEFSVSATTRQRRPDEVHGRDYYFLSDEQFRQRIDNQSFVEWEEVYKGTFYGTLKDEIESIWKSGKDVLFDVDVKGAINLKKQYGEQALTLFIKPPSIEILLERLRSRATETQERIEERITKAQSELQFESYFDETIVNDSLPDALRQAIAITDKFLFS, via the coding sequence ATCATGAGCGGGAAACTGATTGTAATCACCGCGCCATCGGGCGCCGGAAAAACCACGATCGCCAGGCATCTGCTGGACAGTTATCCCATGCTCGAATTTTCTGTATCTGCTACCACACGCCAGCGCCGGCCTGATGAAGTGCATGGCAGGGATTATTATTTTCTTTCAGATGAACAATTCCGGCAGCGCATCGACAACCAGTCTTTTGTAGAATGGGAAGAAGTTTACAAAGGCACATTTTACGGAACGCTCAAAGATGAAATCGAGTCGATATGGAAATCAGGTAAAGATGTACTGTTTGATGTGGACGTGAAAGGGGCGATCAACCTGAAAAAGCAATATGGAGAGCAAGCGCTTACACTTTTTATCAAACCTCCTTCCATTGAAATTTTATTGGAGCGGCTTCGCAGCAGGGCTACTGAAACACAGGAACGTATTGAAGAACGTATTACAAAAGCGCAGTCTGAATTGCAGTTTGAATCTTACTTCGATGAGACGATAGTGAATGATTCATTGCCTGATGCACTCCGGCAGGCGATAGCTATCACGGACAAGTTTTTGTTTTCTTAA